From one Brachyhypopomus gauderio isolate BG-103 unplaced genomic scaffold, BGAUD_0.2 sc149, whole genome shotgun sequence genomic stretch:
- the LOC143500421 gene encoding uncharacterized protein LOC143500421, with the protein MRGKQRRDSTPTLAQLKRDPECSYLLCAARETTIPELSEEYRKTAARVWQEKHPSPSRELSPIRVSVPELYGTGTTPEGELEEDSSPHHETTPTQEQLEQDPVCAAQLAVARESLDPERAELFCEGTLSSLRVGSCIISATQSTPETGFLQVSEQEDEEEGYPPSICDASTVDYGGEGEEAYPPSVSDASTVDYSEEDEKELEEDDYLPPPMGPSPTVEEGGEEEEDYPPSECSAHTAEYGEVEEDSYTEEEEDSPPPPLKGVRRGVHPPIAPARAQLTTPGVAARSSPWSGAGGQRRKWTLTGNSHATRTGRLPAVLHQARTPAALHQERMPATLHQTRPPAALRPVEDLQRGQGGTAHRSACSTSSTRSLPPHRSPPGTCYMFVCPCVMCLPVCVPNPFYPFVPLCVNVPVCVFVNVPFNVSNAFSPVFPGRVF; encoded by the exons ATGAGAG gcaagcag CGCCGCGACTCCACGCCGACTCTGGCGCAGCTGAAGCGGGACCCCGAGTGCTCCTATCTGCTGTGTGCGGCTCGAGAGACCACTATACCTGAGTTGTCGGAGGAGTACCGCAAGACAGCAGCGCGGGTGTGGCAGGAGAAACATCCCTCGCCTTCCCGGGAACTTTCGCCCATACGGGTTAGCGTCCCCGAGCTCTATGGGACTGGGACGACACCAGAGGGCGAGCTCGAGGAGGACTCCTCCCCGCACCATGAGACCACGCCCACGCAGGAACAGCTGGAGCAGGACCCAGTGTGCGCTGCTCAGCTGGCCGTGGCTCGTGAGAGCCTGGACCCCGAGAGGGCGGAATTGTTCTGCGAGGGCACCCTCTCgtctctgagggtgggctcgtgCATCATCAGTGCCACCCAGTCCACCCCAGAGACAGGGTTCTTGCAGGTTTCA GAGCAGGAAGACGAAGAGGAAGGCTACCCTCCGTCgatatgcgacgcctccaccgtcgactacggtggggagggggaggaggcctaccccccGTCGGTGAGCGATGCATCCACCGTTGACTACAGTGAAGAGGATGAGAAGGAGTTGGAGGAAgacgactacctccctccgcccatGGGTCCCTCTCCCACCGTAGAGGAAggcggggaggaagaggaggactaccctccatcgGAGTGCTCCGCACACACCGCTGAATAcggtgaggtggaggaggactcctatacggaggaagaggaggacagtCCGCCCCCGCCGTTAAAGGGAGTTCGGAGAGGAGTCCACCCTCCGATCGCTCCGGCGAGAGCGCAATTgactactcccggggtggcagcccggagcagtccatggagtggagccgggggACAGAGGAGGAAATGGACACTGACGGGGAACTCACATGCGACCCGCACGGGGCGTCTGCCAGCCgtgctgcaccaggcgcgtacgccagccgcgctgcaccaggagCGTAtgccagccacgctgcaccagacacgtccgccagccgcgctgcgcccggtggaggatTTGCAACGAGGGCAGGGggggaccgcccaccgcagcgcctgcagtaCCAGCAGCACCCGATCTCTCCcccctcatcgctctcctcctggcacctgttacatgtttgtctgtccctgtgttATGTGTCTTCCCGTGTGTGTACCAAACCCATTTTACCCTTTTGTTCCTCTATGTGTGAATGtaccagtctgtgtgtttgttaacgttccgtttaatgtgtctaatGCCttctccccggtcttcccagggagggtgttctag